A segment of the Parasynechococcus marenigrum WH 8102 genome:
TGCTGCTGGCGAGAGACCAAAACTGACGTTGCTGACCCCCAGCACCACGTGAACCCCGGGGAGGTTTTCACGGATCATGCGAATGGAGTCGACAGTGGCCTTGCCATTGAGCCGGTCTTCCTCGATGCCGGTGGAAATCGGCAGCGCCAGTGGGTCGTAAAAGATTTCATGGGCCGGGATGCCGAACTCCAGGGCATCGCGATAGGCCCGCTGGGCGATGGCAAACTTTTTCTCAGCCGTGCGAGCCATGCCGTCTTCATCGATGGTTCCAACCACCACGCCAGCGCCGTAGCGACGCGCCAGCTCAAGCACCTTGAAGAAGCGTTCGTCCCCGTCCTCATAGTTGGTCGAGTTGAGGATGCACTTACCCCCAGCAACCTTGAGGCCAGCTTCCATTTTCTGCCACTCGGTGGAGTCGAGCATCAGTGGCAGGTTCACGTTGGTGACCAGACGGCTCACCAGCTGATGCATATCCTGCTCGCCATCGCGACCGACGTAGTCGACGTTGACGTCCAAAACGTGAGCGTTCTCCTTGACCTGACCCCGGGCCACGGACACCAGTCCGTCCCAGTCCTCTTCCGCCAGCAGTTCGCGCACCTTGCGGCTGCCACTGGCGTTGAGCCGTTCCCCGATGATCAGGAAGGAGTTGTCCTGTTGGTATGGGGTAACCCCGTAGATCGATGCCGCAGCCGGTTCGTAGTTGAGGGCCGGACGGACGTTCGCATCGGAGGCAGCATCGTGGCGTGAGCTGCGTAGGGCCGGTTTGAGTTCCGCCGCGAGCTCCGCCAGTGATCCGATGTGACTCGGGGTGGTGCCACAGCAACCACCGATCACCTGCACGCCCAGATCTTCAACGAAGTGCATCAGCTGCATCTTCAGTTCCACTGGAGTGAGCCGGTAGTGGGCCACGCCACCCACGTTTTCGGGCAGACCGGCGTTGGGAATGCAGCTCACCGTGAACGGGGAGTGCTCTGAGAGGTAGCGGATGTGCTCCTTCATCTGCTCCGGACCGGTGGCGCAGTTGAGCCCGAGAATGTCGATCGGAAACGGCTCAAGAATCGACACCACGGCAGCGATGTCCGTGCCGACGAGCATCGTTCCGGTGGTTTCCATGGTCACTGACACCATCAGCGCCCGCCGCTCACCGGAGGCTTCAAACGCTTCTTCAATGCCCTGCAGCGCGGCCTTGATCTGCAGCACGTCCTGGCAGGTCTCAACGATGAACAGGTCAACATCGCCGGCAATCAATCCTTCGGCCTGTTCCCGGAAGGAATCGCGCATCGTGTCGAAGTCGATGTGCCCCAGGGTCGGCAGCTTGGTGGTGGGTCCCATGGACCCAGCCACGAAGCGGGGCTTATCAGGGGTGCTGAATTCGTCGGCCATCTCCCGGGCCAGTTCCGCCGCCCGTTTGTTGAGTTCAAAAGCCTTGTCCTCAAGGCCGTATTCCGCGAGAACGATCGAGGCCGCTCCAAAGGTGTCTGTCTCGATCACATCGCAGCCCACTTCGAGGAACTGACGATGCACCGCTTTCACCGCCTCGGGTTTGGTGACGGCCAGATTTTCGTTACACCCCTCCAACTCAGGGCCACCGAAATCCTCGGCGGTCAGGTCGAGGCCCTGGAGGCTGGTGCCCGTGGCCCCGTCAAACACCAACACGGGCCGCTCCGGGCCGTTGAGGTGATCCAGGAAACGGGAGTTGGTGAGTTGCCGGGATGCCTGCGCCACCACCATGTCTTCCAGTCTTTGTTGGGCCTGATCTTAGGAAAAGCTCAATGCGAACCTCACGCGATAGGAATTCGGGTCACCCAGTGTTCATAGGCCGTATCTCGGCCTTCGGTGATCGACACCAACCGCGTCTTCAGTGCGGTCATCACCGGTCGATCCGTGTTCATCTGCGTTGATTCGATCTGGCGGATCGGAGTGATCTTCGCTGCCGTGCCGGTGAGGAAGACCTCATCGGCGATGAACAGCTCTGTTTTGTCCACAGGGCGTTCCACTACAGGAATCTGCATGGCCTTGGCCAGTTCGATCACGCTTGCCCGGGTGATGCCCTCAAGAATGTCCTGGTCAACGCCTGGCGTGATCAGTTGACCGTCACGAACCAGGAACAGATTCATGCCGCTGGCTTCGCTGATCTTGCCGCGACTGTTCAACAGCAGAGCTTCGTCGAATCCGCTCTGGACGGCCTCGGTCTTGGCCAGAGAACTGGTAATGTAGGCCCCTGAGATCTTGCCGCGCAGGGGGAGGGAACGGTCCTCCTGTCGCGTCCAACTGCTGATGCGGCAACTGACGCCGTCCGGTGAGAGGTAATCCCCCAGCGGCAACCCGTAAATCAGGAAGTCGGTCTCGATGTCGTGCAACCGCGGCGCGATGCCGAGATCACTGGTGTAAACAAACGGTCGCAGATAAATGGGTTGCTGCGGTTTGTTCGCCTGCAGCATCGCCGTCAACGCTTCGAGAATCGTTGCTTCGCTCAGATCAGTGAGCAGCAACCGTGCGCTTCGGCTCAACCGCCGTGCATGGCGATCGGCACGAAACAACAGCATCGATCCGCTGCTCTGCGGATCAGGAATGGCGCGCATGCCGCCGAACGCACCTGTGCCGTAATGCAGGGCATGGGTTGCGATGGAGATCCTGGCCTCCTCGAAAGGCACGCACTGACCCTGAAACCAGGCGTAGGGCAGGAACTGATGCATCGCTGGGGGAAACCCGATTGTTGAATCTTCTCACCACCGGCTGCCGCGCAAGGAGAATGAGGCCATGCATCGTCTTGCCAGTTGCCCGGGCATTGATCCTCCCGAGGATTTGGTGCTCGTTGAGCAACCCCCGGCGGATGTTCTGCTTCTCTCCAGTGCAGGGACCGACCTCAGCTGCCTTGAAGCAGTGGTGCAGGCCTCCCCGGATTGGAACAGCCGAATCAGGGCTCTCCATCTCGACAACCTCAGTCATCCGGCCCAGCTCGACCACTACCTCGCTTCCACCGCGACCCAGGCTCGTTTGATCGTGGTGCGCCTGCTCGGCAGCCGCGGCCACTGGAGTTATGGGTTGGAGCAGCTCCAGCGCTGGAGTGAAGAAGTCGCCGATCGGCAATTGCTGGTGCTGGCGGGAACGGTTGATCAGCAGGGGGATCTACGTGGGATCGGCACCGTGGTGCCCGCACTTGCGGATCGTCTTGCGGCCCTGCTGCGGGAAGGGGGCGAGACCAACATGGCCAGGCTGCTCGATGCCATTCAGGCACTGCTAGACGGAACGCCACCGGACAGCGAGGAGATCGAGGTGGCACCCCTGGCCGATCCCTTCCCCTGGGACTGGCAGGACGATCCTGGTGCCACCGTTGGAGTGGTTCTCTACCGCGCCCAGTTACAGGCCGGGGACACCGCTCTTGCGCAGCACCTGAATCAAGCCCTGCGGGAGCGTGGCCTTCGGCCTCGCCTGATCTGGGTGAGCAGCCTGAGGGACCCTGCCGTCCAGGCCGGAGTCCTCGATCTGCTCCGCAGCCAGGGCGCTCAGGTGGTGATCTCCGGAACGGCCTTCGCCTCCGTCACCACGGAGCAAGCCGGCCTCGGCAGTGCCCTTTGGGACAGCCTGGACCGACCGGTGCTGCAGCTGCTGACCGCCGGCACCAGCCGGGAGCGTTGGCAGCAGTCCAGCCGTGGCCTGGAACCCCTGGACCTGTCGCTGCAGGTGGTGATGCCTGAACTGGACGCCCGGGTCACCACCCGCCCATGCGCATTCCGGCAGGCACGCCCCCCCCTCAGCGGTCTCGCTACGGCGATCACGACGCAGCAACCGGATCGGGACGGCATCAACTGGCTGGTGGAGCACGCAGCCTGCTGGATTGATCTCCAGGACACACCTGCCAAGCATCGGCGGATGGCCATGGTGTTGGCCAACTATCCGGTGCGGGATGGGCGTGTGGCCAACGGGGTTGGGCTGGATACTCCGGCCAGCGTGGTCAACATCATCGGTTGGCTGGCCGACGCGGGTTATCAACTCGGCGAGCACCCCATACCCTCCAATGGCGATCGATTGATTGCGTCGTTGCTGGCGGGACGCACCAACTCAGCCGAGGGCCGTTACCGCCCCCCCCTTGATCACCTGCCGCTGGAGACCTACCAAGCCTGGTGGGACACCATTCCAAGCGAGGCCAAAGCACGGATCGTCAGCCGCTGGGGAGAGCCGCAGCAGGCCTGTGATCTCGATGGGGAGCGTGGGTTTGCCATTCATGGTTTGCGCTATGGCCATCTGGTGGTGCTGCTGCAGCCGGATCGGGGCTATGACCCGGATCAGATCGCTGATCTGCATTCGCCGGACCTGCCGCCACCGCACCGCTACTTGGCTCAGTACCTGTGGTTGCGAGAGGTCCATGGCAGCCAGGTGATGGTGCATGTGGGCAAGCACGGCAGTGCTGAATGGTTGCCGGGCAAAGGGGTGGGTCTCAGTGCGGCCTGTGGCCCCAATCTCGCCCTTGGTGCCTTGCCGCATCTCTACCCCTTCATCGTCAACGACCCAGGGGAGGGATCCCAGGCCAAACGCCGGGGCCATGCGGTGGTGCTGGATCACCTCACCCCACCCTTAGGCCGCGCCGGTCTGCACGGAGGCCTTCAGAAACTTGAGGGACTGCTGGATGAACTGGTGGAGGCCCGACAGCTCGGTGGTGAGCGCACCCAGGTGTTGGAAACCCAGGTGCTCAGCACCCTTCAGGATCTGGACTGGCCAGAGATCCCGAGCCGACGAGAGCTGAAGAAGAACCCGGACCGACTCAACAGTTGTCTTGACCAGGCGGAAACCTATCTCTGCGAGTTGAAGGAGTCGCAGATCCGCACGGGTCTGCATCGCTATGGCCAGTGCCCAGACGACGCTGCCATGACTGAGCTGCTGATGGCCTTGGCGCGTCCACCGTTGCAGGGTCAGCCTGGCCTGACGCAATTGATGGCCCGGGAAGCTGGCTTGGAATTCGACCCCTGGTCTCAGGACGACGGAGAGTCCCTCGATCCAGCCGACCGCGCGCGATTGGCAGCGCTCGGTTGCCAGCGCTGCCGCCGGGTGGGGGATGGCAGCGCGTGGTTGGAGCAGCAGGGCTTGTTGATCCTCAGACAGCTCGTGCTCCACGAGCAGGCCGTGGATCTGGCAACACCGTTTCGATCACTGGTGGAGACATCAGCGCCCCTGAGGCAACGCTGCCTGGAGCTGTGGAAACGCTTGCAGGCTTGTGACGAGGCAGAACGTCAGGGACTGATGCGGGGTCTGGAGGGCCGCCGCATCGCTGCTGGTCCCTCTGGGGCCCCCAGTCGTGGCCGGCCGGATGTGCTGCCCACCGGTCGTAATTTCTATTCCGTGGATCTCCGTGGGCTGCCGACGGAGGCGGCATGGGACCTTGGCCGCCGCTCCGCCGAACGCTTGCTGGATCTGCATCTTCAGGATGAAGGTGAACCCCTGCGCCACCTGGCTCTTTCGGTTTGGGGGACCGCCACGATGCGCAATGGCGGTGAAGATATCGCCCAGCTGCTGGCGCTGATCGGCGTCCGCCCCGTCTGGGATGGCCCCAGCAGGCGTCTGGTGGATCTAGAGGTGATCCCTGCCGATCTCCTGGGGCGACCTCGGGTGGATGTGGTGTTGCGGATCTCCGGTTTGTTCCGGGATGCGTTCCCGCAGCTGGTGAGCTGGGTGAACCAGGCACAACAGATGGTGGCCTTGCTGGAGGAACCAGAGGAGATCAACCCTCTGGCCAGCCTCACCCGTCGTGATGGCCCACAAGGACGAATCTATGGATCCGCCCCCGGCGCCTATGGCGCTGGGTTGCAGGCCTTGATCGACAGTGGTGCATGGGAGTCGCGCAGGGATCTGGGTGAGGCCTTTCTGTGCTGGAGCCAGTGGCGCTACGACGGTTCAGCGGAGCCCGTTGCCGATCGCTCCGGTCTGGAGCAGGCCCTGTCGTCTGTTCAGGTTGTGCTCCACAACCAGGACAACCGCGAGCATGATCTGCTCGATTCCGACGATTACTACCAGTTTCACGGTGGCCTCAGTGCTGCAGCCGAGCAGGTGTCCGGTCAGCGTCCCCAGTTGTGGTTCGGTGATCATTCACGCCGCGAGCGCCCCCGACTGCATCGGCTTGAGAAGGAACTGGACAAGGTGATGCGCAGCCGCATGCTCAATCCCCGTTGGATCGAAGGGATGCAGCAACACGGGTACAAGGGTGCGTTTGAGATGGGGGCGAGCCTGGATTACCTGTTCGCCTACGACGCGGCAACCGACCGCGTCCCGGACTGGTGCTACGGAGCGGTGTGCGATCGCTGGCTGGCGGATCCCGTGAACCAGACCTTTCTCAGCGATCGCAACCCCTGGGTACTGCGGGACATGTCAGAACGACTGCTCGAAGCGTCCAATCGAGGTCTATGGACGGGCGCCAGAGAGAGTCAACTTGCTTTGCTGAAGGAATTGATCAGCAGCAGTGAAGCAAGGATCGAACGCGGTGCCCTTACTTGTTGAGGTCCCGAACCATCTGGCGGAAGGGATCGATGGACCCTGGCTTGGATGAAGCTGCAGCCTGGCCGACCTTGGCTTGGGGGGGTTCCTCCGCTTTGAGGATCTCCTTACGAGCGACGGGTGCCGCGTTCGCGGCAGCTGGCGTGTTCACGGATGTCACGGCCGTGCCGCGCAGCCGCTTGTTCATCTCTTCAGTGGTGACCTGTTCGGCGAAGGTTTTCTTCACGGGCTTGGGAATGCCCGCCGTCAGATCAATCGACTCCTCCTTCGTCACCCTGTCGCCAAGACCTTCACTGCGAATATCCACGGATTCGGTTTCCGCGGCCACCGTCATGATCTGTTCCTTCGTGCCGGGGCTGTCGACGGTGCCTGGGAAGGTGCGGCGAATCGTCTTTGACTCGCGCATGTAATTCACATCTCCCAGGGAGGAGGAGGAATCAGCATCCAGGAAGAATTCGGCCGGCTTCGCCTTGGCTGGCTTGCGTGGCTTGATCGTGTTGTCGGAATCCTGCGAGTCCTTTTTCAGCAGACGATCAAAGAAGCCCATGTCGACCGGAACTGAGATGGGATGAACTTAGCGGCCACCAAGGTCGATTCCGTGACTGTCGGTGCCACACGTACGCAAAAGGCCAAGGTTGGCAAGTTGGCGGTCGATGGCTTCACAGATCATTGGGCTGGGTGCCCACACCGTCTGCATGTCGTAGTCGTACCAGGCTTCACCACCGTCAAAACCGAGTCGAGCGGCCTCATCGATCAGCACGTCATGGCCCAGTCGATAGCGGGCTGGATGAGCCAGAACAGCCAGGCCCCCTGCGGTGTGAATCGCCTTAACCACCGCGTCAGCCCGTAGGGCCTCTCCCACCACGGAGTCGCCCCGGTTGTAGGGCTCCAGGGCCGCATGCCCTGGTTCAAACCCCAGTGCCAGCACATGAACAAGGCATCCCTTGAGCAGGCAGCTGATCTCCATACCGGTCCACAACGTCGGCACCACGGCCCCCGCATCCCGTTGTGCCTGGAGCCAATCCGCCATCGGTTGAAAGGCCCGTGCGCTGTGGTGATCGGTCACAGCCAGATGGGAGAGCCCACGCTCTGATGCCTGGCGGATCAGCTCAAGGGGCTCCAGGCTGCCGTCACTGCAGATCGTGTGGCAGTGGAAGTTGAAGGAGCCCGGGCAACTATCGGGACCGACATCAGCCAGAACGGAACGGAGTGGATGGCTCATCTCAGCTTCCTGTGACGGCCTGGGCTTCCGCCCGCAGGCGTCGCCAGCGGGCATAGAACTGAATGGACGCTGCCATGAACACCACCAACGCCACGATGAACCACGTGGCGGCACCGGTCGGGAACTGGCTTTTGAACACCACCAGCATCACCACAATCACCAACAGCAGCGTCGGCAGTTCATTGAGTGCCCGCAGCTGCTTTCCGCTCAATCGACAGGTTCCCGCCTGCAGCTGCCCCATGAGTCGATAACAAGCCACGTGATAGGCCAGAAGACCGGCCACGAAGCCCAACTTGGCGTGCATCCAACCCTGCTGCAGCCAACTTGGCTGGGCCACCAACAGGCCGATGGCCATGGACACTGCCACCACCATCCCCGGCGTCGTGATGATGTTGGCAAGGCGTTTCTCCATCAGGCTGTACTGATCGCGGAATGGCTGCTGCAGATCCTCTGCCAGCTCAGCCGTTTCGACGTGATAGATGAACAGCCGCACCAGGTAGAACAATCCGGCGAACCAGACGACGACACCAACGATGTGAAGCGTCTTGAACCAGAGGTAGGCCTCAGGTGGGAGGGTCATCAGTGCAACCGCATTGGTGCGACCTTACGCAGGTCTCAGGTGAGGCCGTCAAGAAAATCAGCCGCCTTGCGCTGATGCGTCAACAGTGTTTCCAGCGCCATCCTGTCGAGGTTCCGAGCCATCATCGCCAGCCGGAACTGACTCCTGAAAAAGGTTTCGTGGCGTCGAATGAAACTCCAGAAAAGCCCGTCCCACACTTCACACCACGCACCTTTCCGATAGTCCGACATCTTGCGGACGTAGTTCGAGCCGGACACGTAGGGCTTTGTGGTGAAGATGCCGCCATCGGCGAACTGACTCATGCCGTAGACGTTGGGCACCATCACCCAGTCGTAGGCATCAACAAACAGTTCCATAAACCAGCTGTACACCCGCGTGGGATGAAAGCCACACAGCAGCATCACGTTGCCCAGCAGCATCAACCGTTCGATGTGGTGGCAATAACCCGTGTCCAAGGCATGGCTGATGGCGTCATCAATCGGGGGTAAACCCGTGCTTCCGGTGTAGAAGGCTTCGGGAATCGGGCGATCCTCCACCTCCCAGAAATTGCCATTGCGCATGGTCACCCCATGGCGTCGATACATGGCAGCCATGAATTCGCGCCAGCCAATGATTTGGCGGATGAAGCCCTCAAGTGAGTTGAGCGGCACATCACCAACCTCCGCACGGGCCAGGGTCCGATCCAGCACCTGCTGAGGCGTCAGCAGACCAATGTTCAGCATCGGTGTGAGCACGCCATGCCACATCACCTGATGCTGCGTGCTGATGGCGTCTTCATAGGCCCCGAACTGAACCAGGCGTTCGTCAAGGAAATTGTCGAGCCAGCGGGAGGCTTCCTTGTGGTCAATGGGGTAGTAAAAGCCATCCAGCTTGCCGACCCCGGGCAAATTCTCCTGCGCCAATTGCTGTCGTGATGTGTTCACCACAGTCGATGGCGTGGCGACGGGTATCGGAGGAACGCTGATGTCTTTGGGCAGTTTCTTGCGGTTGTCAGCATCAAAACTCCATCGGCCGCCAACGGGTCGCCCCTCCGCGTCCATGAGCACCCCCAGCCGGGTGCGCTGCATCTCGTAGAACTTGGCCATCAAGGGCTTTTTGCCCGTCCCAAAGTGCTTCTCGAGCACGTCAGCGGGGGTTAACAACATCGGTGTCGGCAGCACGGATACCCGCAGAGCGACACTCTCAGCGAAGGCGTTCAACCGACGTTCAAGCCAGTGATCCACCAGGTCAACGAGGTGAACATGGCGATATCCAGCGGAATGCAACAGCTGCAGGTGGCCCTGGGTGTCTGGTGCAGCGTCATGGCGCTGATGAATCACGTTGAAGCCACGACCTCGTAGCTGTTCGGCGTAGACAGTCATCGAGGCTCGGTGCAGGAGCCGGCGCTGGTGATGCATCCGCAGGGGCCACTGCGGATCAGTTCCGAACAGCAACGGGTCTTCGATCAGGGCCACGGTGCGACCGGCCTGAATCGCGGGGTGATCAGCAAACAGTTGATGGGGAAAGACCAGGGTGATGTCCACTCAGCCCGCCTCCCCCGCCAGACGGCAGGCCCGTCGTCCAACGGCCGTGGCATAGCTGCGGTCCACCTGCCCGGCAAACGGGCTCAGCACGCCGGCACGGCAATCCATCACCACCTTCTCCCTGTGACCCTGCTGGTCGTTTAGCCGCAGGATCAGCTGCCAGTGATTCTTGGCACTGCGGGTGATGTCATCGGCGCAGACCGGGCCGGTGCACAGTCCTGGTGACGCCAGAACCGGTCTCCCAAGGAGTCCGAACAAGCAGCACAACAACAGCAGACAACGGATCATGCGGTGTGTGCACGGGGCTCTTCTGAGCATTCATCCTGCCCGGCTTCCTCAGCAGGGTGGAAAAACCCGTGGATGTCCCTGGCCAGAGCTGTTCCCACACCGGGGGCTTTGGAGAGCAAATCCACGGAAGCCATCTGAATCGCATCGATGGAATGGAAGTGCGCCAGCAGATCCTTCACCCGTTTGGGACCAACCCCTGGGATGTCGGAGAGGCGTGAACGCTTCATTCGCTCACCACGTTGTTGCCGGTGGAAGCTCACCGCGAATCGATGGGCTTCGTCCCGCAGGCGACGCAGCAAGGCCACGCCGAGTTGATCCGGCTCACTCTCCAGTGGCTGACTTTCGCCGGGGAGGAACACCTCCTCCCGCTGTTTGGCCAACGAGCAGACGTTGAGGTCCTCGTGCAGATCGAGTTCCCGCAGGGCCTCCATCACCGCAGAGAGTTGTCCTTTGCCGCCATCGATCATCACCACATCCGGCCAGTCGTTGAGGCCGTCGGTCTGCAGGGCACTGCCACCTTTGTGGCGCAGGGCACCCACATCGACACCATCAGCCTTGGCGCGGGCCCAACGACGAAAGCGCCGGCGCATGATCTCGGCCATGGCCATGAAGTCATCGCTGTGGCCGGACTGGATGCTGCTGCTGCGGATCTTGTATTTGCGGTAGTGCTGCTTGGCGGGCAGGCCATCGATAAACACCACCTGAGAGGCCACGGCATCGCTGCCCTGAATGTGACTGATGTCGTATCCCTCGATCCGTCGCGGCGGCGTCGGCATCTCCAACAGCTGAGCCAGATCCTCGGTGGCTAGCGCTTGCTGCTCCTGCCCCTGCTTGGCCCGCAGCAGTTCGAATTCCGCGTTCCGCTGAACCAGTTCGATTAGGTCTGCCTTCTGACGCTGTTTTGGGCAGTGGATCTGCACCTTGCGTTCCCGTTGCTCCGTCAGCCAGTCCTCAAGAAGCTGCTGTTGCGGAAGAGCGTGTTGCACCAACAACTCCGGCGGCACTTCAACCGCATCGACCTGGGAGTAGTGCTCTTCAATCACCCGTTGCAGAATCAGACCCGGTGCCAGAGCTGAAGCATCGGCGGTGTAACCAAGCCGCCCCACAAGTTTTCCGGCGCGCATCTGGAACAGCTGCACAGCGGCCAGACGGTCGTCGCAGGCGAGGGCCAGCACATCCCGACTGACGCTGGAGTCTGGAAGACTCATCTTCTGATCAGCCGTCAACTGGTCGAGCCCCTGGAGCTGGTCGCGGACCCGGGCAGCGGATTCAAAATCAAGACGTTCGGCGTAGCGGTTCATCTGCTCGTCGAGCAGACGCTGCAGTTCATCGCTGCGCCCTTGAAACACCATGGCCACCTTGCGCAGGGTTCGGTGGTAGTCCTCAGAGGTGATCTTTTCCTGGCAAACCCCTGGGCAGCGACCAATGCTGTAGTTAAGGCAAGTGCGGTCGGGGTGCAACGGTCGCGGTCGCTGTCGCAGCGGGAAGACCCTCTTCACCAGAAACAAGGTGCGCCGCAACAGTCCGACGTCGACGTAGGGCCCGTAAAAGCGATCGAGGGGGCTGCGGAATCGGCGCCGTCGCGTGATGAAGATGCGGGGATAGGCCTCGCTCCAGGTGATGCAGAGGTAGGGGTATTTCTTGTCGTCCTTCAGCAGCACATTGAAGTGCGGCTGATGGTTCTTGATCAGGTTGGATTCAAGGGCCAGAGCCTCCGCTTCGCTGTCGGTCACGATGAATTCGATCTCACAGACCTGTCGCGTCATCAGCCGGATGCGCGGCGACAGATCATGCCGACTTCGGAAGTAGCTGCGGACACGGCTGCGCAGCGATTTCGACTTGCCGACATAGAGGATCCTGTCCTCTCCGTCGCGCATCAGGTAGCAACCAGGCTCCGGCGGAATCTCCTTCAGCCGACGCTCAAGCACTTCCGGCTGCGTGAGCAGCGGCGGCATGGTCAGGGAGTCAGCCAACGATCGCTCAACCGCCGTAGTTCCATCCGGTGCTGGCCATGGTCAAAGCTTCACCGTCCTCCAGCAATTGAGCGGTTTTGACCTCACCAACGAACACCGTGTGATCACCGTGCTGGATCTGACCCACCAGCTCACACTCGACGCCGCCGATCACCCCATCCAGCAGGGGCAGCCCAAGGGGACCGTCCTGGAACGGTGCTGCATCAAAGCGACCTCCGAGTCCTTTCTGGGGCTTGAAAAACACCGCAGCCAGATCTTTTTGATCGGCTTTCAGCATGTTGAGAGAGAACCGTTTGGTGCGTTCAATGATTCCGTGGCTGGTGCTGTCAGCCCGCACGCCCATCACCACCAAGGGTGGCTCAAAGGACCCCTGGGTCACCCAGCTGGCGGTAAAGCCA
Coding sequences within it:
- a CDS encoding flavin reductase family protein gives rise to the protein MSLDVDAKKVLLRKIPHGLFVCGVREGDEVNGFTASWVTQGSFEPPLVVMGVRADSTSHGIIERTKRFSLNMLKADQKDLAAVFFKPQKGLGGRFDAAPFQDGPLGLPLLDGVIGGVECELVGQIQHGDHTVFVGEVKTAQLLEDGEALTMASTGWNYGG